CCTGCTCACCAGCGTCAACCAGCACTACCGGCGCGTGTCGATGCACGGCGTGCGTCTGGAGCTGCTCCGGGAGCAGGCCCGGCAAATTGGGCTGCCCCTGACGCTGCTGGAGCTGCCCGAAGCCCCCGACATGGCTACCTACGAAGCTTGCATGCAGGCCACGCTGGCCCCGTTGCAGCGCCAGGGCATCACCCACGCCGTGTTCGGCGACTTGCACTTGCAGGACCTGCGCCAGTACCGGGAGCAGCAGCTGGCGCGCCTAGGTTGGCGGGCCGAGTTTCCGCTGTGGCAGCGCCCCAACGCCGACCTGCTGCGCCAGTACCTGGACTTGGGCTTCCGGGCGGTGGTGGTGTGCGTCAACGAGCAGCACCTGGACCGCAGCTTCTGCGGCCGCCTGCTCGACGAAGATTTCCTGCGCGACCTGCCGCCGGGCGTCGATTCCTGCGGCGAAAACGGCGAGTACCACACCTTTGTGTTTGAGGCGCCTTATTTCCGGCAGCCCATTCCATTCACAAAAGGCGAAGTAGTGCGCCGCACGTATCCCGCTCCCGCCGGCACCACGCCCGCCGAAGCCGGCTTCTGGTATTGCGACCTGCTGCCGGCCGGGGAGGAGAAGTAAAGCAGCCTTGGCCGTGAGTGTTTTACTCCTTGTTAAGAAGCTATTTAGGTAAGATGCACGAGTGGTCCGACGAGGTAGAGACGCAATATTTTGCGTCTCGTCGTTGAAAGACTCCGCCTCAACAGATAACTGTGCAGACAGCGCGGACGAAGAGACGCAACAGTTGCCTCTCTACCTCATGTTGAAACCGCTGTAAGCTTGCTCTGCGCGCTACAGACTAGTGCCTCTGTAGCTGCCACTTCCCTTCTACAAACCGGCACTCCGAGGCGCGGGCGCCTTCGCGCAGCACCCAGTTGCCGGGGCGGTTCAGCCATTGCAGCCGGCTGTCGTCGTTGCCTGGGGCGTGGGCAAAGTCCAGGGAGCACACGTCAATGGTTTCGGTTTCGACGCGGTTTACGCGCAAATGCTCCACGTACTCCAGCGCCAGCTTGCCCGCGTCGATGCAGGATGGGTGCAGGGCCAGGTTGTGGGCCGGGCTGGGCATGGCCGCCGACGGGTACAACAGTCCGTCGAAGGCCGTGCCGAGCTGGCAGCATTCGGCTACAGCAATCGACAGGCGGTAGAAGTGGGCGGTATCTTCGGAAGTGGCCTGGGTAAACACGCTGGTCAGAAAGCTGGCCAGCTGGCGAATATCGGGCGGCAGCTGTTGCAGAGCGCGGCGCAGGGCCTTGTCCCGGTCGGAGTGGGGGTCGTCGGCGCACACGTCGGCGTACCCGAAGCTGACGATGCGCAGCGGCTGCACGGTTCGCCAGCGGCAAATCACGATTTGGTCGTGGCGTTGCACCCCCGACTCGAAAAAGGGCGGGTGCCACGTGGCGCTGCAGTAAAACATGGGCACTCCGGCCCGGTTGGCGCGCTGGTCGGCCTGCACCCGCTCGGCTGGCGGGTACGACACTTCCCTGACCAGTTCAGGGCGCGCCTGCACCGTCAGGCCCCGGTACAGCACCAAGCCGGGGTTAAACTCCAGGCAGTGCAGGGCCTGGCCTTGCAGCAGCTGGCTTACGCGCTGCACCAAATCATCTACGGAGTGCTTGCGCAGGTCGAGGCGGCGCAGCGAGGCCACCTGGCGCCGCAGCTGCTGTGCGTGGTCCTCATTCTTCTGGGTAGTGGAAGCAGAACCCGGCATAAAAGATTTCAGCTGAAGTTGAGGAAAAGAAAACAGGTGCGCCGGGCCAGCCCAACGCACCTGCTGAACACTACCGCTAGGCTATTGATACTGCGCAAATGGGCGCGGACCCTGGCGCTGGCCGCCTTCCTTGCGGGCCCGGCGCGCCGCCAGGTCGTACACGCCCGAGGAGCTTCCGCCACCAGTGCGCGAAGCCAGCAGCGCAGCTCCCAGCACCACTGCGCCCCCCGCCAGCCACCACGCCAGCGGCACCGGCGCCGCCGGCGGCAGCGACACTACCCCCGTCTCGTCGGCCTGGGCGGCTTGCTGCACATAACGGCCTTGGGCGGGCACGGCTTTCTTATCGAAATCCCGAACCAGCTCCTGCAATTGGCGGCGCATCTCCTCGCCCTGCATCGGAATGCCGTGGCCGGCCGCTGCCACCTGGGGCTCCAGCTCGGCCAGCCGGGCCACCGACTCGCGGGCCTGCTGCCAGTTGGGGGTGAAGTAGGCCGGCGGGCCGTGCACCTCCTGCTGCTGGGTGTAGGTAGCCGTGCCCGACTCGGCAAACACCGTCACGAAAGCGTCGCCGACCACCAGAGTCCGGTCGTACTCGCGGAAGAAGGAGACGTGGCCGGGCGTGTGGCCCGGCGTAAACACCCAGCGCCACCCGGCCAGGAAGGGTACCGAGCCGTCTTCGGGCAGGGCCTTCACCCGCCCACCCAGGTCAATGGGCTTTTTGGGATAGAGAAACGACATCGTGGCCATAAGGCCCTTGCCCACGGTGGGGTCGGGCGGCGGGTACGACGAGCGGCCGGTCAGGTAGGGCAGCTCCAGCGGGTGAGCGTACACCAGCGCCGACGGCCAGGCTTCCAGCAAGCTGGGCAGGGCCCCCACGTGGTCGAAGTGGCCGTGGGTGAGCAGAATGGCGGCCGGCGGGTTGTTGGGGCCAAAGATTTCTTCGGCGCGCTGCTTGATTTTGTCGCCCGAGCCGGGCAGGCCGGCGTCAATCAGCACCCAAGGGTCGGCGGGCGAATTGGGGTTGCGGACGAAGTAGAGGTTGGCGAAAACGTCGCGCAGCCCCCACACGCCCGGCACCACGCTCTGCAAGGCCGGCGTGGTAGCGCGGGTGGCGTGGTTGGCGGAAGGAGTACTCATCGGCTAAGTGAAGTGAGAAGTGAAAAAGGAAAACAGCCTGCCAGGGCAGGGCTATAGGATACGGCAGATTACGGCTCACAGCTGCATAGCACCTCCCGCGTGGGTTTGGATACCTGGTAGTCGGGCAATGATTTTTCCATCATATACACCACGTCGAGGCGGCGCAGGCGGGGGCGGCTAGGGTCTTCGTGCCAGATGCGCAGCAGGTAGTTGCAGTAGTAGGGCCGCATGTAGGCGTTGTCAACGAACAGGTAGTTCTCGGAATACTTGCGCCACCGGTCGTTCTTGAAAAGCGCCACTACGGCGTCAGGTTTACGGTAGGTGAGGGGCTGGCCGTTGCGGTTGAGGTCCACGTGCTGCCCCGTGGTGGTAGTACCGTCCAGAATATACCAGCCATCATCTTTAAACACCGTAGGCGCAAACATGCCCCAGTGCTGGTCGGTGCGTACGAGGTAGCCCAGCCAGCGCAGGGGCTGCTGCATGGTCCAGCGCGGGCTCGTGATGTTGTCGAAATTCCACCAGCACACATACACCAGAATGCCCAGCACCAGCCCGTCGCGCACCCCGCGCAGCAGGTTGCGCTGGCTCTGGCTGAGGTTCCAGCTGGCTTCGAGGCGCAGGCGCACGGCCGGCTGCCACGTGCGCAGGCGCTGCTGCCAGGGCTGCCAGCGGGCGGCCACGCGCGGGGCCAGCTGCTGGGCGCGGGGCACCAGCCTCTGCTCCAGCCAGTCCATCACCCCGGAGGGCAGCAGCCCCAGCACCGAGGCCATGTTGATCAGGAAAAACAGGCCCACAAACAACGTGAGGCTGATACTGAGGTGAAATCCGTACATCACCACCACAAACAGCAGCCGCCACCACGCCACCCGAAACGGAATGAACAGCACGAACGGCAGTACCAGCTCGGTGTAGTAGGCCGCAAACGTGAGCCCCCGCAGCACCTCGGGGTAGGGGTAGAGCAGCCGCCCGCCCGGCATCAGAATCTGGTCGAGGCTGAAGGCGTAGTACAGCGCCGTGCCGTCCTGGGTCCACTCGGTGCCGGTTTTGAGCAGGGCCGTGCACCAGTATACCAAGGCCAGCTGCACAACGTAGGCCACCGTAGCCATGCTGCAATAGGTGAGCTGCTCGGGGGCCGGCTGGCGGCGCGCATCCAGCGAGTATACCCGGCCCCAGGGCAGAAAAAAGCCCCAGAACAGCAGCATGCGCAGCAGGTCGTCGCCGCCCTGCGAAATCAGCGGGTTACGGTTTTGCACTGATACCAGCAGCAGCCAGCTTAGGGCCGTAACGAGGCGGGTGCGGTGCCCAAGCAGCAGGGCCACTGCCGCTGCCGCCGCTGCCAGAAACAACAGTGCCTGCCCCTGCCACAAGCCGGTGCTGGCGTGCAGCGAAAACAGGTAGGGGTTCCAGTTGTGCTCGATGAGCACGGGCAGAGGCAGCACCCCCAGGTTGGAATAGTGGGCCTCCAGGTCGGTGCTGCGAATGCCCAGATCAAGCAATAAAACCAGCGCCACCGTTATCCGCAAAAGGGCCAGGGCGCGCAGGTCGAGCGTGAAAGGTCGTTGGATGAGGGATAGAAGCCGGAGCATGCCGTACCAAGAGAGGCCAGAAAAAAGAAGGCGAAAAAGCAGTACTGGAGTGCAGCAAACCGCCTTTTCGCCTTCTGTTTTGATGCTGCATTCAAGCAGCTCCCGCTACGCTAGTAGCCGGTAGTGGAGCCGCCGGTAGAGCCGGAAGTAGTAGAGCCAGACGTGCTGCTACCCGAAGTCGTCCGGCCGCTTGTGGTACGGCCACTGGTGCTGCGGCCGCTGCCCGAGCCGGAGGTCGTCCGGCCGGACTTCACGCGGCCCGAGGTAGAGCTACCCGACGTAGAGCGGCCCGAGCGGCCGGCAGTGGTGCTGCCCGACGTGGAGCCGCCAGTCGTCATCGAGCCCGAGCCCGTAGTAGAACCCGACGTGCTACCGCCGCCCGTGGTAGAGCCCGAGGTGCTACCCGAAGTAGAACCCGTTGTGCTGCCCGACGTGGTCATGGAGCCCGAAGTGGAACCACCGCCCGTGGTAGAGCCCGAGGTAGAACCCGCCGTGGTCATCGAGCCCGAAGTAGAGCCTGCTGTGGAGCCGCCGGTGGTGGCAGAGCCCGACGTAGTGCCGCTGGTAGAGCCGCCGCCCGTAGTAGAGCCGGAAGTGCTACCCGAGGTAGTGCCGCCCGTAGTGGAGCCTCCGCCCGTGGTAGAGCCACCCGAAGTGGTAGTGCCCTGGTCGGCGAAGTGTACTTCCGCGTTTGGCGACGCTGTGGTCGTGTTCAGGCTGGTGAGTGCCAGGCCGGCCGTGCAAAATGCAGTTGTAAGTCCAAGGCCCCAGGCCGCAAATGTGTTCTTTTTCATAGCGTCAAAGAAATGAGTGAAGGGTTATGTGAAAAACAAAACCAGTCCTGGCACGTGGCCAAGACTGGTTTTTTGGGCGGAGCTTAGCGCGTGCCCGTGGTGCTACCGCCTCCGGCAGTGCTGCCACCGCCAGTAGTGGAGCCTCCGGCGGTGGACCCACCCGTGGTAGTGCTGCCAGCTGTTGAGCCACCGGCAGTGGTATTGCCTGAAGTGGTGCTACCAGCCGTCGTGCCCCCTGCGGTGGAGCCGCCAGCTGTCGAGCTGCCGTCCGTGGAGCTGCCAGCCGTGGAGCCCGAGCCGCCGGTCGAACCTGCGTCGCCGCTCATCGAGCCGTCGCTGCCACTCATGCTACCCGAGCCGCTACCGCCCATGCCGGTGGTATCGGTGCCCGAGGTGCCCGTGGAGCTTTCAGTGCCGGTTCCAGCGCCGCTGCCGGTGCCGCCTTCTTGCTGGTTGCCACTGCAGGCGCTCAGCGCCAGAGCCGAACCCAGAACAGCCGTCAGCACTGCTATTTTTTGCTTGTACATAAAGTAGGTGTATGGTGAATGGAAAAGAAGAATGCGCTATCTAGCTCCCTCATCCGCCCGCCTAGCTGCTCCTCCCACTATACTGCCTGCGAAGAGCTGCCCAGCTCGGCGGAGTGGCAGCACATGGCAACTATACGCGTCCTGGCGGCAGATAATGGAAAATTGCTCTACTGAATAAATACGTATTTTTCAATGCTTTACCTTGCGTTAAATACGTAGTCCGCACAAAAATCGGCCTCACAGCATTCAGGCAGGCCTCCTCGGGCAACAGCCGCTGCCCGGTTGACGCTAACTTTTGGGGCTTGATTGGGTTACGAAAGTCTGAACACTGTGCGGGGTCTTGCGTACCAAAAGCCACGCTCACCCAGAGCAACCACTCATCTCAACGCTGCTCCGGCAGTCCTGTTTGCGTGTCGGCTTCTTCCGCAACTATTCTCTTCGACGGCGTTTGCAACCTCTGCAACGGCTTTGTGCAGTTTGTTATCCAGCGTGATGCCAGCGGGCAGCTGCGCTTCGCCGCCTTGCAGTCTGATGCGGGCCGGGCCTTGCTCACTGCTCACGCCCTGCCGGCTCCCGCCACCCCCGACTCCATTGTGCTGCTCGAAAACGGCCGGGCGTACACTCACTCGGAGGCGGCCCTGGGCATTTTGCGCAAGCTGGGCGGGGGCTGGGCTCTGCTGGCGGCCGTAGTAGGCGCGTTGCCTCGCTTCGCCCGCGACGCCGCCTACCGCTACGTGGCCCGCAACCGCTACCGGTGGTTTGGCCAGCAAGACGCCTGCTGGCTGCCCACGCCGGAGCTGGCTGCCCGCTTCCTGT
This region of Hymenobacter sp. YIM 151500-1 genomic DNA includes:
- a CDS encoding RES family NAD+ phosphorylase, which translates into the protein MPGSASTTQKNEDHAQQLRRQVASLRRLDLRKHSVDDLVQRVSQLLQGQALHCLEFNPGLVLYRGLTVQARPELVREVSYPPAERVQADQRANRAGVPMFYCSATWHPPFFESGVQRHDQIVICRWRTVQPLRIVSFGYADVCADDPHSDRDKALRRALQQLPPDIRQLASFLTSVFTQATSEDTAHFYRLSIAVAECCQLGTAFDGLLYPSAAMPSPAHNLALHPSCIDAGKLALEYVEHLRVNRVETETIDVCSLDFAHAPGNDDSRLQWLNRPGNWVLREGARASECRFVEGKWQLQRH
- a CDS encoding MBL fold metallo-hydrolase — its product is MSTPSANHATRATTPALQSVVPGVWGLRDVFANLYFVRNPNSPADPWVLIDAGLPGSGDKIKQRAEEIFGPNNPPAAILLTHGHFDHVGALPSLLEAWPSALVYAHPLELPYLTGRSSYPPPDPTVGKGLMATMSFLYPKKPIDLGGRVKALPEDGSVPFLAGWRWVFTPGHTPGHVSFFREYDRTLVVGDAFVTVFAESGTATYTQQQEVHGPPAYFTPNWQQARESVARLAELEPQVAAAGHGIPMQGEEMRRQLQELVRDFDKKAVPAQGRYVQQAAQADETGVVSLPPAAPVPLAWWLAGGAVVLGAALLASRTGGGSSSGVYDLAARRARKEGGQRQGPRPFAQYQ
- a CDS encoding Dph6-related ATP pyrophosphatase, with protein sequence MPASALMNWSGGKDSALALYEALRTPQLRVDALLTSVNQHYRRVSMHGVRLELLREQARQIGLPLTLLELPEAPDMATYEACMQATLAPLQRQGITHAVFGDLHLQDLRQYREQQLARLGWRAEFPLWQRPNADLLRQYLDLGFRAVVVCVNEQHLDRSFCGRLLDEDFLRDLPPGVDSCGENGEYHTFVFEAPYFRQPIPFTKGEVVRRTYPAPAGTTPAEAGFWYCDLLPAGEEK
- a CDS encoding thiol-disulfide oxidoreductase DCC family protein, which codes for MSASSATILFDGVCNLCNGFVQFVIQRDASGQLRFAALQSDAGRALLTAHALPAPATPDSIVLLENGRAYTHSEAALGILRKLGGGWALLAAVVGALPRFARDAAYRYVARNRYRWFGQQDACWLPTPELAARFL
- a CDS encoding HTTM domain-containing protein, yielding MLRLLSLIQRPFTLDLRALALLRITVALVLLLDLGIRSTDLEAHYSNLGVLPLPVLIEHNWNPYLFSLHASTGLWQGQALLFLAAAAAAVALLLGHRTRLVTALSWLLLVSVQNRNPLISQGGDDLLRMLLFWGFFLPWGRVYSLDARRQPAPEQLTYCSMATVAYVVQLALVYWCTALLKTGTEWTQDGTALYYAFSLDQILMPGGRLLYPYPEVLRGLTFAAYYTELVLPFVLFIPFRVAWWRLLFVVVMYGFHLSISLTLFVGLFFLINMASVLGLLPSGVMDWLEQRLVPRAQQLAPRVAARWQPWQQRLRTWQPAVRLRLEASWNLSQSQRNLLRGVRDGLVLGILVYVCWWNFDNITSPRWTMQQPLRWLGYLVRTDQHWGMFAPTVFKDDGWYILDGTTTTGQHVDLNRNGQPLTYRKPDAVVALFKNDRWRKYSENYLFVDNAYMRPYYCNYLLRIWHEDPSRPRLRRLDVVYMMEKSLPDYQVSKPTREVLCSCEP